A portion of the Eubacterium maltosivorans genome contains these proteins:
- a CDS encoding immunoglobulin, translated as MKLSLYEQETIILYNQAEATAEVYTHDPRLLEKLRRLAEKYPDQIMKKDHQTFLVPKRCVSVREPYSAERRKAASERAKAAGYRPPTPKKGKE; from the coding sequence ATGAAGCTCTCCCTCTATGAACAGGAAACCATCATCCTCTACAACCAGGCTGAAGCCACCGCCGAGGTCTATACCCATGACCCCCGGCTACTGGAAAAGCTGCGGCGGCTGGCGGAGAAATACCCGGATCAGATTATGAAAAAGGACCACCAAACCTTTCTCGTTCCCAAACGCTGCGTGTCCGTCCGGGAACCGTACAGCGCCGAGCGCCGTAAGGCAGCCAGTGAACGGGCCAAGGCTGCCGGGTACAGGCCGCCCACCCCCAAGAAAGGCAAAGAATGA
- a CDS encoding type IA DNA topoisomerase, protein MKLVIAEKPSVAQSLAAVIGATARKDGYLEGGGWRVSWCVGHLAGLADADAYNPDYAKWRYDDLPILPEPWQMVVSKDKKKQFDVLKQLMNAPDVTEVVNACDAGREGELIFRAVYELAGCQKPMKRLWISSMEDSAIREGFANLRPGADYDGLRDAALCRAKADWLVGINATRLFSVLYHRTLNIGRVMSPTLALIVQREAEIDTFKPVPFYTVTLELPGFSVSGERMADKVAAQQLKTACQGAAATVKKVERKDKSEKPPALYDLTTLQRDANRLLGFTAQQTLDYLQNLYEKKLCTYPRTDSRYLTSDMAASLPELVRLTAGALPFAAGMELACNAAQVINDKKVTDHHAVIPTRNLQGADLTGLPVGEKAVLELVALRLLCAVAQPYTFAETAVVVECAGAEFTAKGRTVKQPGWRALDAAYRAGLKNAEPETEDKALPELSEGQTLPLSGAAVKEGKTTPPKHFTEDTLLSAMETAGKDDMPEDAERKGLGTPATRAGILEKLVSTGFLERKKSKKTVQLMPSHDAVSLITVLPEQLQSPLLTAEWEYRLGEIERGELAPEDFMDGISTMLKELVGTYQMIKGTEYLFTPPREVVGKCPRCGGDVAELQKGFFCQNEGCKFAIWKNNKWWELKRKQPTKAIVTALLKNGRAHVSGLYSEKTGKTYDATVVLEDDGQYANFKLEFDQQKGGKR, encoded by the coding sequence CTGGTGTGTGGGCCACCTGGCTGGGCTGGCCGACGCCGACGCTTATAACCCGGACTACGCCAAGTGGCGCTATGACGATCTGCCCATTCTGCCGGAACCCTGGCAGATGGTGGTGAGCAAGGACAAGAAGAAACAGTTTGATGTGCTGAAACAGCTGATGAACGCCCCGGATGTGACCGAGGTGGTGAACGCCTGCGATGCCGGACGCGAGGGGGAGCTGATCTTCCGCGCCGTCTACGAGCTGGCGGGCTGCCAGAAGCCCATGAAGCGGCTCTGGATTTCCTCGATGGAGGATTCCGCCATCCGGGAGGGCTTTGCGAACCTGCGCCCCGGCGCGGACTATGACGGCCTGCGGGATGCGGCACTCTGCCGCGCCAAGGCGGACTGGCTGGTGGGTATCAATGCCACCCGGCTGTTTTCCGTGCTGTACCACCGGACCCTCAACATCGGGCGCGTCATGTCCCCAACACTGGCCCTCATTGTCCAGCGGGAGGCCGAGATCGACACCTTTAAGCCGGTGCCGTTTTACACGGTGACGCTGGAGCTGCCCGGTTTCTCTGTTTCAGGGGAACGCATGGCGGACAAGGTCGCCGCCCAGCAGCTGAAAACGGCCTGCCAGGGTGCGGCTGCTACGGTGAAAAAGGTGGAGCGCAAGGACAAATCCGAGAAGCCGCCCGCCCTCTATGACCTGACCACCCTCCAGCGGGACGCCAACCGGCTGCTGGGGTTCACAGCCCAGCAAACCCTGGACTATTTGCAGAACCTCTATGAAAAGAAGCTCTGTACCTACCCCCGGACGGACAGCCGTTACCTGACTTCGGATATGGCAGCGAGTCTGCCGGAGCTGGTCCGGCTCACTGCTGGGGCGCTGCCCTTTGCCGCTGGTATGGAGCTTGCCTGCAATGCGGCCCAGGTCATCAACGACAAGAAAGTGACCGACCACCATGCGGTGATCCCTACCCGCAACCTCCAGGGCGCGGACCTGACCGGCCTGCCGGTGGGCGAAAAGGCGGTGCTGGAGCTGGTGGCTCTGCGGCTGCTGTGCGCCGTGGCCCAACCCTATACCTTTGCGGAAACCGCCGTTGTTGTAGAGTGCGCCGGTGCGGAGTTTACCGCCAAGGGCCGCACGGTGAAACAACCCGGCTGGCGGGCGCTGGACGCTGCATACCGCGCAGGGCTGAAAAATGCAGAACCGGAAACCGAGGACAAGGCTCTGCCGGAGCTGTCTGAAGGTCAGACGCTGCCCCTTTCTGGTGCTGCCGTCAAGGAGGGCAAGACCACCCCGCCCAAGCACTTCACCGAAGATACGCTGCTTTCCGCGATGGAGACTGCCGGGAAGGACGATATGCCGGAGGACGCCGAACGCAAGGGCCTGGGGACCCCGGCCACCCGCGCCGGTATCTTGGAAAAGCTGGTGTCCACCGGCTTTCTGGAACGCAAAAAGAGCAAGAAAACCGTGCAGCTCATGCCCTCCCATGATGCGGTATCCCTTATCACCGTGCTGCCGGAGCAGCTGCAATCGCCCCTGCTGACCGCTGAATGGGAGTACCGACTGGGTGAGATCGAGCGCGGCGAGCTGGCCCCGGAGGATTTCATGGATGGAATTTCCACTATGCTCAAGGAGCTGGTGGGAACCTATCAGATGATTAAAGGCACCGAGTATCTGTTCACGCCGCCCCGCGAGGTGGTGGGCAAATGCCCCCGCTGCGGTGGCGATGTGGCGGAGCTGCAAAAGGGGTTCTTCTGCCAGAACGAGGGCTGTAAATTTGCCATTTGGAAAAACAACAAGTGGTGGGAGCTGAAGCGCAAGCAGCCCACCAAGGCCATCGTGACGGCGCTGCTCAAAAATGGCCGCGCCCATGTAAGCGGCCTGTACTCCGAGAAAACCGGCAAGACCTACGACGCCACCGTGGTGCTGGAGGACGATGGGCAGTACGCCAACTTCAAGCTGGAGTTTGACCAGCAGAAAGGCGGCAAACGATGA